A single window of Carassius auratus strain Wakin chromosome 9, ASM336829v1, whole genome shotgun sequence DNA harbors:
- the LOC113108290 gene encoding uncharacterized protein LOC113108290 isoform X2 — MGHIRTWITCLRTKGKDTQQPGKGNRRPAAQWLSLRKQIPTLITIKSFCDCVRLSHSTGSQDTSTGLPAQAGMERSRASVISAHFITCLAFAGLVGAGKPWLPPEVCRTLLCDKVTFDANAYKFCVEPFNQTMANTDYQLRCPWPSTRR; from the exons ATGGGACACATTAGAACATGGATCACATGCCTGAGAACGAAAGGGAAGGACACACAGCAGCCTGGGAAAGGAAACAGACGTCCAGCGGCTCAGTGGCTGTCATTGCGAAAGCAAATTCCCACTCTAATTACCATCAAGAGTTTCTGTGACTGTGTGCGTCTCTCTCACAGCACAGGCTCTCAAGACACTTCAACTGGTCTTCCAGCACAAGCAG GGATGGAGAGAAGCAGGGCCTCTGTGATTTCTGCCCATTTCATCACATGTTTAGCTTTCGCAG GCTTGGTGGGAGCAGGGAAGCCCTGGTTGCCGCCAGAAGTGTGTAGGACACTGCTATGTGACAAAGTCACTTTTGATGCCAATGCTTATAAATTTTGTGTTGAGCCATTCAATCAAACCATGGCAAACACTGACTACCAACTCAGATGTCCCTGGCCAAGCACTAGAAG gtga
- the LOC113108290 gene encoding uncharacterized protein LOC113108290 isoform X1, which translates to MGHIRTWITCLRTKGKDTQQPGKGNRRPAAQWLSLRKQIPTLITIKSFCDCVRLSHSTGSQDTSTGLPAQAGMERSRASVISAHFITCLAFAGLVGAGKPWLPPEVCRTLLCDKVTFDANAYKFCVEPFNQTMANTDYQLRCPWPSTRRDYVKLILCLEDLANSTCCKDVSYRHDLMLDIHKVYFSMCSYMQDPGIPILLMLILPCVIIPFFIPFICQYFKLQEYRLPNN; encoded by the exons ATGGGACACATTAGAACATGGATCACATGCCTGAGAACGAAAGGGAAGGACACACAGCAGCCTGGGAAAGGAAACAGACGTCCAGCGGCTCAGTGGCTGTCATTGCGAAAGCAAATTCCCACTCTAATTACCATCAAGAGTTTCTGTGACTGTGTGCGTCTCTCTCACAGCACAGGCTCTCAAGACACTTCAACTGGTCTTCCAGCACAAGCAG GGATGGAGAGAAGCAGGGCCTCTGTGATTTCTGCCCATTTCATCACATGTTTAGCTTTCGCAG GCTTGGTGGGAGCAGGGAAGCCCTGGTTGCCGCCAGAAGTGTGTAGGACACTGCTATGTGACAAAGTCACTTTTGATGCCAATGCTTATAAATTTTGTGTTGAGCCATTCAATCAAACCATGGCAAACACTGACTACCAACTCAGATGTCCCTGGCCAAGCACTAGAAG AGACTACGTCAAACTGATTCTGTGCCTGGAGGATCTGGCTAACTCCACATGCTGTAAAGACGTTTCCTACAGACACGACCTAATGCTGGACATCCATAAGGTTTATTTCTCCATGTGCTCATATATGCAAGACCCAGGAATTCCCATCCTTCTGATGCTCATCTTGCCCTGTGTCATCATCCCATTCTTTATACCATTCATCTGCCAGTACTTCAAACTGCAGGAGTATAGACTGCCAAACAACTAA